The genome window CCGACGACGGTGCCGAGTTCGCAGCCCTCGCGGGCGAGTGACTCGATTGCGGCGGCGTGGGCCTCGACCCGGCGGGCGTCGAGCTCCGGCGCGAGGACGCTTCCGCCGATAGAAATGACGACTCTCATTGCAACCGGGTTGCTGGGATTCGGTCTTAAGGGTTATCAACTCCGCCACGTTCCGCGGTGCGAGAACACCCGTCTCGCGTGGTGTCGGTTCGCCCCCGAGCGTCGTCGACGCCTCGCTGAGCAACACTAAAGCCGTTCGGTCCCCCGTCTTCCGGGTATGCGCACACTCTGCGTCGTCGGTCCGGGCGCAACGACGCTCACCGAGCGACTCGCCGCGCGACTCGACGGCCGCGTCGCGACGGTCGAACGGCTCCCCGACGGCAGCGACCCCGCACCCGACTCGGCGGCGTCGTACGGTCTCTCCGACGACGGCGTCTGGGTCGGCGCGGGCCGCGACCGCTCGCGCGACGAACTGCTCGACCACCTCGCCACCGACTACGACTTCGCGCTCCTCGCCGGGTTCGAGTCGAATCGTCTACCGACGGTGGTTCTCGGCAGCGAGTCGGCGCCTGACGACAGTTCGCGCGCTCCGCTTCTCTCGGCACGGTCGCTCGACGAGGTCGACCTCGACGACCTCAGTTCCCGTATCGAGGCGCTCGAACCGTACGTTACGCTGGAATCACTGGTCGAGCGGGTCAAGCGGGACCCGCGCGCCGATCGCGCCGGTGCGATTGCGACGTTCACCGGTCGCGTGCGGGCGAAGGACGCGGACGACGACCCGCGGACGACGCGGCTGACGTTCGAGAAGTACGAGGGCGTCGCCGAGGAACGACTCTCCGAGATCAGACGCGACATCGAAGCCCGCGACGGGGTCGAACGCGTACTGATGCACCACCGAACGGGCGTCATCGAAGACGGCGAGGACATCGTCTTCGTCGTCGTCCTCGCCGGCCACCGAACCGAGGCGTTCCGCGCCGTCGAAGACGGCATCAACCGTCTGAAGGACGAGGTCCCCATCTTCAAGAAGGAGACCACAGTCGAGTCGGACTTCTGGGTTCACGACAGATAGCCGCTACTTTCGTGT of Haloprofundus halophilus contains these proteins:
- a CDS encoding molybdopterin synthase; its protein translation is MRTLCVVGPGATTLTERLAARLDGRVATVERLPDGSDPAPDSAASYGLSDDGVWVGAGRDRSRDELLDHLATDYDFALLAGFESNRLPTVVLGSESAPDDSSRAPLLSARSLDEVDLDDLSSRIEALEPYVTLESLVERVKRDPRADRAGAIATFTGRVRAKDADDDPRTTRLTFEKYEGVAEERLSEIRRDIEARDGVERVLMHHRTGVIEDGEDIVFVVVLAGHRTEAFRAVEDGINRLKDEVPIFKKETTVESDFWVHDR